In the Triticum aestivum cultivar Chinese Spring chromosome 2B, IWGSC CS RefSeq v2.1, whole genome shotgun sequence genome, GAAGCCACACGTTATGCCAAGCTGGGCCATTCGCAAAACAAAGAAAAGTTATCTACATCGATCTAGCTTGTCTAGGTACTAAGTTCTAAGTTGTAACGAATTGAGTAATCAAGGCTAGGCGGATAAGGATTACTCCTTGGTCGCAAATATGAAGGTCTTTTTTCCACAGTTTCTGCTGGTGGTGTTCTgctacaaaaaataaaaaataaggccACTACCTTAAATGGTTTGAGTCTCGACTACTAATCTGCCTCTGAAATTTCGTCATTGGTAAAAAATAATAATCTGATGCCATTGTGTCCTTAGCGTCATGAATATTGTGGCACCATTTGATGCATTTAGCTAGTTACAGGTTGCAAATTGCCTGTCTATCAAACAAATGTGTTTGTAGGTGTTAAAAGGATGCGTTTTGCCTTTCCAAATTAGCCTCACACTACTGGTTGTTTATTTGTTTGTCTTGTTTTTATTATTTTCAATATACCCAACACAGCTTGCCTCTAGCTGTCTACTGGCACTGTCTTGTTTTTGTTACTGTTGGCCAATGGGCACCCTATATGCTGCAACTGAACCGATACAAAGATATTCACATGCAGTTGTTATACTCAGTAGTTCATTTTGAGTTTCCTGTCTGTAGAAAAAGAAACAGAGGAGCCGTCAGAAGAAACTGAAACTGAAAGCATATGATTTGTCAGCACTTTCTGAGTTCCTTCCACAAACAGCTGGCTCGCAGCAGCAGACGGAAGTAAAGCTCAACCGCAAGTCAAAGCAGGCTTTAGTGTAATTCCTCACTTGAAATCTCCATCCCCCAATcttgttctttgttttctttttcaacacAATTTCAGCACCTTTGTTTTTCAGGCAACGAGAGTCTGCTCAACTGAATGCTGTACTGAACAACCCTCAGTTCCAGCTAGACCCATTGGCTGCAATTCATCAGCATCTGGTATCAACACAACCGCCTTCTTCCGTGAAAGACGATGAGTCTGCAAAGAGCGGGAAGAAATCTAGGAAggacaagaaaaggaagaagaagaagaagaatgctttGTCGACCCCCCAGTCGATGGATATCTGATACTGCGAACTACTCCTATCTATCTAAAGTAATGAACGCAGCTACGTACTTTTCTTATCTTGGTTTGTAGTTGACCCTTGTCATGTGTGAACTTGGAAGTTGTAAAATTTTGCTACCAGTGCGAGTTTTCTATGTCTGGACTTCCAGCTTGCGTTTTTCTCGAAAAAGGCAACTTCTAGATTGCTTGCAAAATCACCCTGAAGGTTCGgatttactccctctgtcccaaaatataagaacgtttttgacactatttttcttttaaaaaacggaggcaaaagatttgcctcatatatTAAATAAGGAGGAGAGAGAGTTTGTTACAACACACACCCAAGTTACGGCATGACAATTATTCTCGCAATAAAAAAGACCCTAGTTTCTTTGCTCCAGCTTTGATCCAAAGGTTTCCCTCATCTTCAATGATGTTGAGCAAGATTTGTGGAGGTGCGCTCTTTTGCCTGAGCACTCTTGCGTTGCGCTCATTCCAGATGACCCATGACACTAGCATGGTAATCGATGCCTTTGCTTTTCTGTTGGTGGTGCTCGTGATGCGAAATTTCTAAATAGCCATGTTTCAAAGCCTGAGAGTGAAGCGGCATCTGAAGAAAAGATGCGGGTCACATTCCTACACCCGTTGGCACAAGGGGCAGGGGCCACAGTTTGGCCATCCTCGCTTCTCCAATCTGTCTGCAGTCCAGATCCTATCCTGAAGCGCgagccaagcaaagaacttgactTTTGGTGGGACCCAAGCCTTTCAGACCATTTGGTCCATGGGGGAGAGGACCAAGCCCAAAAATTGTGCCCTGTAAGCGGAGGCCGCGGAGTAGTGCCCAGATTCCGTGTGCTTCAATAGGATGTCGTCCTCAGTGAGCTCATCCAGGTGCACCTCGTGCAGTAGCATCCAAAGGGTGAAGAATTGTGCAACATGCTCGATGGAAATCGATGCGGGCGGTCTGATTTTGAGGATCCACGCGTTGTCCTTGAGGGCCTCCCGTACCTTCCAGTGCTTCCGGGAGGAAGTCTCGTAAATGAGCGGAGCAATATCTTTGGGCTTGCGACCAAGGAGCCAAGGGGAGTCCCAAAATGGAGTCTTCGCACCGTTCCCAACCGTGATGGTGGTACAGGCGTAGAAAAGTTGAGGTCCTCCTCATCGCACGGGTTCCCACTCCTAACCCACAACTTTGTGGGCTCCTTCCACTCGTACCAAGGCCACCGCAAACGCAAAGCCCGTGCGAACTTGTTGGTGTTGAGGACCCAGAGTCCACCATAGGTGAGCGTCCGACTGACAACATCCCAATTGACCTTGCACTTTGCCCCAGATGTCATATCCGTCGTATCCGACCCCGACCATAGGAAGGCCCGCTCAAGCTTGTCGATGTTTTGCAGAATGGTGGGTTGTATGACAAGTGGCGTAATGAAGTAGATCACTTGGGAAGCGAGGACCGACTTAACAAGGGCCGCGCGGCCAATGGTGGTGATGTTTTGGCCGTCATATGTAGTCAGTCTACTTGCCACTTTATCAACAAGAAATTGTAGGTCGGCGAGCTTCAACTTCCACACAGATAGCGGGAGTCCTAGGTAGCGGAGCGGAAAGGAAGCCCTGACAGCCGGTAGCCCTTGCGTGATGTGGCCCAAGTCAAGGTTGCCGCACCGAATGGGGACCATTGAGCTCTTATGGAAGTTGGTGCGAAGGCCGGTGACTTCACCAAAACCTCACAGAATGGCCGCAAGGTTGTCCACATCTCTTTTGATCGGCGCTACAACCACAGCCGCATCATCCGCATAGAGAGAGGTTCGCACCATGACCCCTCTCCCTCGGACCTTGTGAAGAAGGCCCTTCCTTGTCGCCACATCAAGGATTTGCTTCAATGGGTCAATAGCTATCACAAAAAGGAGGGGAGAGACGGGGTCCCCTTGCCGTAGTCCCTAACCATGCTTGATGGGGGTACCAGCTACCCCATTCAAGAGGATCCTCGAAGATGAGGAGCACAACAGAGTCGCAATCCACTCTAGAAATTTGCTTGGGAAACCTTGCTTCCGTAGGAGGTCAAGCAAGTACTCCCATTTGATAGAGTCAAATGCCTTGCGGATGTCCAGCTTGAATAGGAGAGAGGGAGTCTTGCTCTTGTGCAAGCGTCGCGCAAGGTTTCTAacatacatgaagttgtcgtggatgctCCACGCTTTGATGAACGCACTTTGAGCGTTGGAGACGAGGGCGGACATGTGCGGGCCAAGCCAGATAGTGAGTACCTTTGCGATGATCTTGGCGAATGCATGGATGAGGCTAATGGGCCTAAAGTCGACGATGCTCTCCGCCCCATCCTTCTTGGGAAGCAACACAATATTCGCAGAGTTGAGCTAGTGTAGGTTTGTTGTGTGGAGGGAGTCAAAGCGTTGAATCACCCTCATGAGGTCGTGCTTGATGATTCGCCAACAGTTTTTGAAGAAGAGGCCGGTGAAGCCGTCTAGCCCAGGTGCCTTGTCGCTAGGCATACTATTAACCACCTTGATGACCTCCGCCTCAGATAGGGGAGCGTCAAGCTCATGCAGGTCATGCGACTCCAGATTGAGCTCCTCCCAATTGAAGTCCTTCGTGCTTCCGCTTCCTCTTTTCATTACTTGCGAGAAGTGGTCATGGATTATCTTCTCCTTGGCATTGTGTTTGGTCACCCACCCTTGATCCTTCATAATCCGGTGAATATAGTTTTTCCTCCTCCTCGCGTTAACACGCCGGTGAAAGAATTTGGTGTTGGCATCCCCTTCCTTAATGTTTGCGGTTCTAGCACACTGCTTTTTACGTGCTTTCTCCAGCGTGACCAAGCTTATGACCCTTCTCTTAAGCCGAGCTCGAAGGTCGCGCTCCCCGGGGGAGAGCAACCTCCCTCCTGAGCAATGTCGAGGCGGAGGATCACCAAGAGGGCGGCATGGAGGTGGATCTTGGCTTCAGATAAGAGGCCTCTACTCCATTCCGTGAGACGCGTCGCCGTTTTCTTGAGATTGTGGAAAAGGATCATGTATGGGTCGGTATGCTCAACTGGCTCGGCCCAGGCCTTGTGGACCACGTCATAGAGCCTGGCATAGAAGCCCAAAAGTTCTCAAATTTGAAGGTCCTAGGCCTCCTTGGCCCCTTATCTTCAGCAAGCAGAAGCGGGCAGTGGTTGGAGAGGGACGAGGAGAGCGCATGTAACACGTGGTCGTTGAATGTTGTGTCCCACTCCGCATTGCAAAAGAAGGAGTCGAGCTTGCAAAGGGTAGGGTTGGACCTTCATTGCTCCATCTGAATCTCCTATTCTGGAGGTGGATTTCTTTGAGCTCACAACTATGAAGAGTTGCACGAAACCGATTTATACTGCTACAGTTCACGTTTCTCTTGTTTTTATCCCTTGCCCGGTAAATCTGGTTGAAATCCCCGGAGGCGATCCAAGCCACACCAGCGGGTGGCTTTTGGCCAACGAGCTCGGCAAAGAACACATCTTTGAGCGAGTGGTCGGTGGGACCGTAAAGGGTGGTTATCTTGAAGCTCACGCCCGAGTCTCTGACACGGACCATGGCCGAGAGGCAGAAGGTGGTGATGGTGATGCTGGACATCTCCACCAAAAGGTCATCCCAAAGAAGAAGGATACCACCCCTGGTGCCATTTGCTAGACGTTGCGCGAAGCTACGCAGCCTATGCCCCCCCAAGAAAGCAGCCGTGAACTGATCGATACTATCAAGCTTCGTTTCCTGGAGGCACAATACATGACAGGAGAAGGAAGCGATAGTAGCATTAACTGTCGACCGCCGATTCAGATAGTTAATGTTCTTATAttttggggagggggggggggggggtagctcaTTGTGCAGGTGCTGCCCATGCGGTTCCATGTGTTTTGGAAAAAAAAAGAGTTTGCCTTGTGATTTTTTTAGAGATTTGAGGTTTAGATCTGTTTTGTCGCAGTGACTCGTCTGTACTTCTATTCTGTCAATCTTCTACTAATACCCAACAAAGTGTGGTTAGACGCATGCTAGAGAAAGAAGGCAATGACTTTTTTTTAGCTGCAAGGACTTTTCTTTTTTAACTGCAAGGACTTCTTGATGAAGAGACAAATGTTGGGCATTTCTCACACCCCTGCCAGAGTGCTAGTCCACCATGGCCAAGTACTTTTATGATATTTGTAGGAAGAGATAATGCATGTGAAAAAGGGATAATGAAAACCACAAGAATTTTGTAGAACTACGTAGATGTTATAACAATCCTAACAAACCTGACCAAACCAACACCAAGGCAGGAAAAACTTATAAGTATGATGTTACCTTTTTGCCTTGTATAAATCACAATAGGAAATCTATCAAAATTTTCTTGTAATACGGATCGAACAATATCGAATGTATGATTTACACATCATGACAGAATTAAAATTAATAAAAATCTTGAAAAACAAGTGAAGATGAAAGAAGCGGATGGGAATAGGTAATACGACTTCCTAATATgcatgtataattttttaacccgAATTAGTAAGTGCGTGAGTCCAATATATTATGTTTCCAGACATTTACATTTCTGCctctaactcgaacccactactcacataTTCACTTAATTTTTGATTGTGCTCAGTTTTGTCCATGTTATGTCAAACGACCTTATGAAAATACCCCTTTGTGTCGTTTTTGTCCAATCAAAATGCTTTGACTGCAGACGAGCCGTTCTCTAGACACCTTTACCCCTCCTTACCGGTGGAGTCTCACTGAAACGTTCTCTCACTTCGACCGGAACCAGTGGCGATTCTACTAGGGAGGCTTTAAGCGGCTTAAGCTTACCTTCTAATAATGATACTGCTACTTAGTTAGCTTACTATTTCACTCATGCTACCCAGCGCCACCTGCCGCCGCCAAGGGAGCTAGTCGCCGACGAGTTTCTTGGCCCTCTAAAGCACCCACAAGTTTCCCGACACTTCTCACACTTTACCTCAACCGCCAGTGGCCACATCATGGCATCAACCTCAACCCGCAGGGCACTTCCCCCCAGCAGTTGCTACGCACCATGGCACCAACCTTTACCCACCGACGGACAACGTACAGAAAGAGGGAGGGGGAGAGCTTTTTTCTAGGTGGGTCCCATCTGTAAGCCCCATGTTGTCttgtcttttttgtttttgttggctcccacatgtaaGGATGGGCAACATTGTCCTCGAAATATTCCCATGACGGTCAAAGGACTATGACTAGACGGAAATGGGACATAAGCACATTTGTACAGCACCACCAAACGGAACAGGGGTGAACTGAGCACgactaaaaattaggggcaaatttgagtgATTGGTTTAAGTTAGAGGTTAGGGGCTCTAATCATACTGTGGCTCCAAATAAAGAGGATAAACTAACACTACTAGGACTGGGAGCATTATTGGAAGACATTAGTACTACTAACACAAATGAACATCTGACGGTAAGCCAAATCCAACGAAGAATACCCAAACAATCCTTCCGCCTCCCAACACCCAGCTCGAAAAGACAGCAGAGTCACCGACCTACCGAAAGCCCAGAGTAGCCTTCTCCAATCTGGTACAAATAGGCCTCCCCCCGGCAACAACCAACAAATCGACTACTGTTGGCCTGATCTCATAATCACCCGTCCGCCATGGCGAATCAGCGGGAGCAGCAGCAGGCCTCGCTGCCTCGGCCGCCGGTGCCGCGGTCCATGTCGGAGCTCTACGGAGGCATGCGCTTCGACCCCAACGGCCGCTGCCTCATCAGGACCTACCTCACGCCGAAGGCGATCCGCGGCCGCCTCCCCGACGACGCGGTCAAGGACGTCATCCCCGACGACGTCGACGTGTACGGCACCCGCCCGGAGGCGCTCCCCTTCCACCGCTGCAACCGGGGCGCCAGCGGCAAGGTCTGGGGCCACTTCTTCACGACGCGGCCCGCGGCCGCGGCATCGGGCAGCCCGGGCAGCTACGCCCGGGTCGTGCCGGGAGGACTGTGGGTGCGCTACGACGAGGAGAAGGCGTACGCCGACGCCGGCGGGGACGTGCTCGGGTACCGGTGCCGGTTCGCGTTCCACGGCGAGGACGGCAAGCTGACGGCGTGGCGCATGAAGGAGTTCCGCCTCAACGAGGGCGCCGCGGCCTACCGCGGCGTCGCGTTCCACCCCGTCGCCAAGAACCTGGTGGCGTGGAAGGTGTACAACGACGTGGAGGAGCCGCTGAGCGACGAGGAGGGCGacgacgaggatgaggacgaggacgaggatgacGAAGCGGAGGAGATGGAGGTGGACGATCAGCCAGCTGCCGCTGCGTGCGCGGAGGGCGACCTGACACAGCGGCAGGacaagaagaagaaacagaagctGCAGTAGTAGCACGGGAGGCGCTAGTAGATGCTGCGAGTTTGGGTTAGCATGATCTGAAGCCTGAACATTATCTGAAGCCTGAATTTCGGTTAAGATGTTGCTGCGGATTTGGGTTAGCATGCTGCGAATTCGGGTTAGTAGAAACGAAAGCTGCAGTAGTAATTCGTATGTCTGGATTTAAGCATGATCTGAAGCCTGAACATTATCGTTAGCTGTGCGTTCCATTGATAAATGGAAATTGGATTGGCGAGCCAAGCCAAACTGGTGTCAATCTGAAATCTCCGGTTCATGATTTGCAGTGTGCTCTGCTTCTACAACCTCTCCTGCCATGACGCGATAACATCTCTATAAATACAGCCCCCGAATCCTGAATCTCCCGTCACATCATTCCAACCGATCGAAACCTTCTTCTCCCCACAAATCCAACCAACCAACCTCCCCCCTCGGCTTCTAAGCAGATTCCGTGGGCAACCCGTCATGGCAATggcgcctccgcccgtgccgaaCCTGCCACTGGGCTACGTGTTCAGACCCAAGGCCCGGGAGCTCATCCAGCACTACCTCGCCCCCAAGGCGCTGGGCGGCTACTTCACCCCGGGCTTGGTGGCGGAGGGCGTGGACGTCTTCTCCGCGGCCCCGGACGCGCTCCCCTTCAGCCGCGGCCACCGGCGGGAGAACGGCGAGGTGTGGGGCTACTTCTTCGCGGCGCACCCCGCCGGGGAGAGGGCCCCGGCGCCGGGCGGGTGCTGGATCACGTACGGCCCCGAGAAGGCGTACCGCGGCGGGACCGGCGGGGAGGCGGTCGCCTTCAGGCGCAACCTCGCGTACTACGTCGCGtggcggggcggcgagggcggcggcgacggggtatGGGCGCGGACGCCGTGGCTGATGGCGGAGTACCGGCTCAACAAGGGCGGCGCCGCCTTCCGCTGCGCGCGGCCCGGCCCCGAGGCGAACATGGACTGTGTGGTCCGCAAGGTCTTCATGAAGCCGGCGGTCCCTCCGCCGCCTGCCCGCTCCAGCGACGACGAGAGCGCGGGCTCCAGCTCCAGGTACCGCAGCGCGGACGAGGAAGCCGGCTACCCCGGCGAGGAGCAGGCGAGGAAGCGCGCTCGATGGGTCTAGTTGAGACTTTGGGACGGCCGTGAGATTGATTGGGTTCCAGAATTGCAGAAACCAGTAGAATCAAACGATTTGACGACAAGCAATATGATCGAAAAGAGTAGTATAAGTAGAGTCTTGTTGTAACTAGTTTTGCAGCCACACCATTTTTCTTTGGACCAGATAAATGCCACGACAAGGCATACATAATGTAGTGATTCAATACCAAATGTGCTCAACATAAGGACGCAGATTTGATGAACATGGGTGCGCACACATCTTTTATAAATATTAAATTAAAAAAAAGctagaaaaaaatcaaaaatatttattttttaatATACATAGTGAACCGGTATATTTGCATATAAAGTTTCACGAAGAAATCACATCTATGGCAATCTGGACAAAAATGACAAAGTCGAAGCTAACCGAAGCTATATTAAAAAACACTGTTTAATGAGTATGGTCGCATTTATATTTTCTTCACTAAGAATACCATGGGTGTCAATACATTATGAAACTTCACATGTGAGTAGAATGATCAACTAAGGTTCATACTGCGAAATTTCAGAATTTTTAATTTTTTCTAGTATATTTTATGAATATACTATTCACGTGGATACGCGCGCACCCAGGTTCATCTTTGTATTTTCGTCAACATAACTGTTAATATCCTCATGGACATCAGATATTTTGTCAAAATTCTTTACGATTAAATCACTCTTCTTCAGGGGTGTGATGGAAAAGAATGCTTGAGGCATCACATCAGGAAGAGGGTTGGCAGTTGCAAACCTCTATCGCTTACATGATTGCACTACATGTTTTTGTACTTCTACACTTATATGGACAAACTGTAAGGCACGAAGGCTAACAAGACAATATAAAGAAAACTAACACGAAAATTGGAAGGATGCCTAATCATTATAATTCAAATTTGGTACAATTTGCCTTACTTTGCCTGGCATGAGAAACCAGAATCATTTTCAGCTACATATCAAATACAAAATTCTTTATTCAACTTTTAAGCCCATGCAATAATGTGTTTAAATACTTTTATGAAAATCATACAATGCTTTCAAGCTTTCAACAACTTCCCTTTTCTATTACCACACCATCTTTCAGCTCCTCACGTTTACCATCTTCTAGGTCTCTCTccacttggtcttcttgatacatGCCACCGCCACACCAAAACCCCACAACCATGGTTACTCATGTGTAGCATTTTCACACAAGCAAGACATTGTTGAGAAGATGGAACATGATTTCATTCAACTGGGTAGATGCATATATAATCAAGTGGAAGAAGAATTAAGAACTCATATTTATTCCATTAGGTATAAGACAAATAGTAATAAACTCACAGAGGAGGAGAAAAAATACATCATCCTAACGTTCACAAACAAAAATTATACACTactaaaaaacaaaaataaaccaaGCATCACGGGCAACTAAAACTGGACCAAAAGATAAATATTGGAGATGTCATGAAGAGAGACTCGTAATTTAATATAAGTGGAGTTGCACACCTAGCATAAGGGACTCATTTTAGTTCTTGCTCCAGGTACTTTCCCAAGAAGCATTTTGGTCCTCCATACTACATTCCCAGTTAAAGAAATAAGCATCAAAATAGGAAGAGTCGAGTAAATCACACATAAAAATATACCAGCAATATAGCAATCTTGCATTGAAAGAGGGCACAACTTCCCATTAAAAGAAAAGAGAGGGCACAACCTGAAATCTTTCCATACTTGCATGAAAATTTGAGGCATCACCAAGATGATGTTTCATGTTGAAAAACATCAACAATACGAGTTATGAAAAATTGAAAACATTAAAAAAAAACAATTGCCGCAACATAAACGTGGAAGAGAAACAATGGTGCAAGATCATAATAAAGGGCAAGTCCTTCAGCGAGCACAAAGTCAAAATAAAATTAGATGATAGAAAATCCAATGCATGTG is a window encoding:
- the LOC123045742 gene encoding uncharacterized protein, whose protein sequence is MASERSGSKKQELNSKKKLEKKLSFYTKVKDAVTSLQAKKAISKKKKQRSRQKKLKLKAYDLSALSEFLPQTAGSQQQTEVKLNRKSKQALVQRESAQLNAVLNNPQFQLDPLAAIHQHLVSTQPPSSVKDDESAKSGKKSRKDKKRKKKKKNALSTPQSMDI
- the LOC123041528 gene encoding NAC transcription factor 56 produces the protein MAMAPPPVPNLPLGYVFRPKARELIQHYLAPKALGGYFTPGLVAEGVDVFSAAPDALPFSRGHRRENGEVWGYFFAAHPAGERAPAPGGCWITYGPEKAYRGGTGGEAVAFRRNLAYYVAWRGGEGGGDGVWARTPWLMAEYRLNKGGAAFRCARPGPEANMDCVVRKVFMKPAVPPPPARSSDDESAGSSSRYRSADEEAGYPGEEQARKRARWV